The proteins below come from a single Mesobacillus jeotgali genomic window:
- the dapD gene encoding 2,3,4,5-tetrahydropyridine-2,6-dicarboxylate N-acetyltransferase, which produces MKMMDANEIISFIQNSKKATPVKVYIKGDLEGIDFGENAKTFITGNTGVVFGEWAEINPAIEANQAKIEDYVVENDRRNSAIPLLDMKNIKARIEPGAIIRDQVEIGDNAVIMMGASINIGAVVGEGTMIDMNVVLGGRATVGKNCHIGAGSVLAGVIEPPSAKPVVVEDDVVIGANAVVLEGVTVGKGAVVAAGAIVIDDVPPYTVVAGTPARVIKEIDEKTKSKTEIKQELRQL; this is translated from the coding sequence ATGAAAATGATGGATGCTAACGAAATCATTTCGTTTATTCAAAATAGCAAAAAAGCTACACCAGTAAAGGTATATATTAAAGGTGACCTTGAGGGAATCGACTTTGGCGAAAACGCAAAGACGTTCATCACAGGCAACACAGGTGTTGTTTTCGGTGAGTGGGCTGAAATCAATCCGGCAATCGAAGCTAACCAGGCTAAAATTGAAGATTATGTTGTAGAAAACGACCGCAGAAATTCAGCTATTCCATTGTTGGACATGAAGAATATCAAAGCTCGTATTGAACCAGGTGCCATCATCAGGGACCAGGTTGAAATCGGCGACAATGCAGTTATCATGATGGGTGCATCTATCAATATCGGTGCGGTTGTAGGCGAGGGTACGATGATCGACATGAACGTGGTACTTGGTGGACGTGCAACAGTTGGAAAGAACTGCCACATTGGTGCTGGTTCAGTACTTGCTGGTGTTATTGAACCGCCTTCAGCAAAGCCTGTCGTAGTGGAAGATGATGTAGTCATCGGTGCAAACGCTGTTGTCCTTGAGGGTGTAACAGTAGGCAAGGGTGCGGTAGTCGCTGCAGGAGCAATTGTAATCGACGATGTGCCTCCATATACTGTTGTAGCTGGAACACCAGCACGTGTCATCAAGGAAATCGACGAGAAGACTAAATCTAAAACTGAAATCAAGCAGGAGCTTCGCCAGCTTTAA
- a CDS encoding MDR family MFS transporter encodes MGQAEPKMNKKETKRSFVLATVMLAMFMGAVEGTIVSTAMPAIVGDLGGFALYSWVFSAYLLMNAVTVLIYGKLSDLFGRKPILTFGIIIFLIGSILSGTAETMEMLILYRFIQGFGAGAVMPIATTIVGDIYSKEERAKIQGYLSSVWGISAVSGPALGGLLVEYASWRYVFWINVPLGILAIAGLWLYLHEDIEKKKHKIDYPGAILLTVAISSLMIILVEAGANWAWTSPKTIGLISLSILTLILFIIQERRAEEPMMPFNIWRERSIFIANMTSLTTGVMLIGISSFLPAFVQGVMERSPIVAGFTLTAMSIGWPIASALSGRLLLSIGYRKTSLFGGAALILGSILFVTLTPEGGPLWAAAGSFFVGVGMGLTSTAFIVSIQSTVAWQQRGIATAANMFMRNLGNTVGAALLGGVLNSSILSYMKNNGATGQDLSIDAANVLLNESERMKLPADLKTVLQDALTNALHSVYIVVFIFAIISLLFILFLPKKEEV; translated from the coding sequence ATGGGACAGGCTGAACCAAAAATGAACAAGAAAGAAACAAAACGCTCTTTTGTGCTGGCGACTGTTATGCTTGCCATGTTCATGGGAGCTGTAGAAGGTACGATTGTGTCTACGGCTATGCCGGCAATTGTCGGTGACTTGGGCGGTTTTGCATTATATAGCTGGGTTTTCTCTGCTTATTTGCTGATGAATGCTGTTACTGTTCTCATCTACGGCAAATTATCGGATTTATTTGGCAGGAAACCAATTTTAACTTTTGGTATTATCATCTTCTTGATTGGTTCGATTTTATCCGGGACGGCCGAGACGATGGAAATGCTGATTTTATACCGATTCATTCAGGGGTTTGGGGCTGGTGCAGTCATGCCGATTGCCACAACCATTGTTGGGGATATCTATTCAAAGGAAGAAAGGGCGAAGATACAGGGTTATCTATCCAGTGTCTGGGGTATTTCAGCTGTTTCGGGACCAGCTCTTGGCGGCTTGCTGGTGGAATATGCAAGCTGGCGATATGTTTTCTGGATCAATGTTCCGCTCGGAATCCTGGCAATCGCGGGTCTCTGGCTTTACCTCCATGAAGATATTGAGAAAAAGAAGCATAAGATCGATTATCCTGGTGCGATTCTTCTTACTGTGGCAATAAGCTCACTAATGATTATCCTCGTCGAAGCGGGTGCGAATTGGGCATGGACGTCTCCCAAAACAATCGGCCTGATCAGCTTGAGCATACTGACATTGATTCTCTTTATAATTCAAGAGAGAAGGGCCGAAGAGCCGATGATGCCATTTAATATTTGGCGGGAGCGATCCATATTCATCGCCAATATGACTTCTCTGACAACTGGTGTCATGCTTATTGGCATTTCAAGCTTTTTGCCTGCATTTGTACAGGGAGTCATGGAGAGGTCTCCAATTGTGGCTGGTTTTACGCTGACGGCCATGTCAATAGGGTGGCCGATTGCTTCGGCTCTCAGCGGCCGCCTGCTATTGAGTATCGGCTATCGCAAGACATCACTATTTGGCGGAGCCGCATTGATCCTCGGCAGTATCCTGTTTGTCACCCTCACGCCTGAAGGTGGCCCTCTATGGGCTGCGGCAGGGTCGTTTTTCGTCGGAGTGGGTATGGGTCTGACTAGTACCGCATTCATTGTATCCATCCAAAGTACTGTTGCCTGGCAGCAAAGAGGAATCGCGACAGCAGCCAATATGTTCATGAGGAACCTGGGCAATACAGTGGGAGCTGCCTTGCTCGGAGGAGTCCTAAACAGCAGCATCTTAAGCTATATGAAAAATAATGGAGCCACAGGTCAGGACCTCTCGATAGATGCAGCGAATGTCCTGCTTAATGAATCAGAGAGGATGAAGCTTCCAGCAGATTTAAAGACAGTTCTACAGGATGCACTGACAAACGCCCTTCATTCGGTATACATTGTCGTATTCATTTTTGCTATTATCAGCTTGCTGTTCATCTTATTCCTGCCTAAAAAAGAGGAAGTGTGA
- a CDS encoding YkuJ family protein, giving the protein MSQLQGIITRLKNLQEQSNGGEPAQRFFEVNGERKCQVTYHPKTETYELEIYNDKEKPKKYQFDNIDMITIEIFDLIQ; this is encoded by the coding sequence ATGTCACAGCTTCAGGGAATAATCACTCGTTTAAAAAATCTGCAAGAGCAGTCCAATGGAGGAGAACCTGCTCAACGCTTTTTTGAAGTGAATGGTGAGCGTAAATGCCAGGTTACATACCATCCAAAAACTGAAACATACGAATTGGAAATATACAATGACAAAGAAAAGCCTAAGAAATATCAATTCGACAACATTGATATGATTACAATTGAGATCTTTGATCTTATTCAGTAA
- a CDS encoding DUF3993 domain-containing protein, which yields MDKRLKLLFLFITSLLFLIPANAFADSDLDGREEVFAFLEKAFDSQVSLSEKGRTMDEIEAVLNPYFTEEYKSQFIGENIVGQENEYQTYGTDFAPYYIPFYAFSEKTKVVEMEKEIYVVEFFPGNTEGPVGYEDHYEGLKLVNENGDWKVAQYLYDEVPQEVINKAYPEKAKEQPQASKPENEDKEMVRTTVFGPNFSALKTFMELGVIFRNENRTLLFGLL from the coding sequence ATGGACAAGCGGTTAAAGCTATTATTTTTGTTTATAACATCTTTATTATTCTTGATACCGGCCAATGCGTTTGCTGACTCAGATTTGGATGGCAGGGAAGAGGTTTTTGCATTCCTCGAAAAAGCTTTTGATTCACAGGTTTCCTTAAGTGAAAAAGGCAGGACTATGGATGAGATTGAAGCTGTATTAAACCCTTATTTTACAGAAGAATATAAGTCCCAATTCATTGGAGAGAACATAGTTGGACAGGAAAATGAATACCAGACTTATGGAACTGATTTCGCCCCATATTACATTCCGTTTTACGCTTTTTCAGAAAAGACGAAAGTGGTTGAGATGGAGAAGGAAATTTATGTAGTCGAGTTTTTTCCAGGGAATACCGAAGGACCAGTAGGCTATGAAGACCATTATGAAGGATTAAAGTTGGTTAATGAAAATGGCGACTGGAAGGTAGCTCAATATCTATATGATGAGGTTCCCCAGGAAGTAATCAATAAAGCCTACCCGGAAAAAGCGAAGGAGCAACCACAAGCTTCAAAGCCTGAAAATGAAGACAAGGAAATGGTCAGAACAACCGTATTCGGACCGAATTTTTCAGCGCTGAAGACGTTCATGGAGTTGGGAGTCATTTTCAGGAATGAAAACAGGACATTACTTTTCGGGTTATTATAA
- a CDS encoding LysR family transcriptional regulator yields MSSISEFHLLSVLAQEMNMRKAAERLFVSQPALSQRLQSIEKDWGTKLFLRSQKGLTLTPAGEVVIQFVNDTIAREEKARESIHALNSEVYGTLKIAVASIVGQNWLPQVLKKYVNRYPQAKISLVTGWSSEISKALYEDQVHIGIIRGTPDWKGVKIHLFKDSLYLVDTEITSPEQVLDTDRPFIQFKSDSNYYQEIQDWWLRQFQTAPKRTIIVDQIETCKQMTFNGIGYAILPAITLNGAEKDIFKVPLHDENNEPLGRDTWLLGYESAFRLKQVQAFIDIVKEHIVETKKTDK; encoded by the coding sequence ATGTCATCTATTTCGGAGTTCCATCTGTTGTCTGTACTAGCCCAGGAAATGAATATGAGGAAGGCAGCGGAGAGATTATTTGTTTCACAGCCCGCTTTGTCCCAAAGGCTGCAATCGATCGAAAAAGATTGGGGTACCAAGCTATTCCTACGTTCTCAGAAAGGGTTAACATTGACGCCTGCGGGAGAAGTCGTCATCCAATTTGTTAATGACACCATTGCCAGGGAGGAAAAAGCAAGGGAATCCATTCATGCATTAAATTCGGAGGTGTATGGAACCCTTAAAATAGCCGTTGCATCTATCGTTGGCCAAAATTGGCTGCCGCAGGTCTTGAAGAAATACGTAAACCGATACCCTCAGGCAAAAATATCACTTGTGACTGGCTGGAGCAGTGAAATATCAAAGGCGCTATACGAAGACCAGGTTCACATCGGCATAATAAGGGGCACACCGGACTGGAAAGGTGTCAAGATCCACTTATTCAAGGACAGTCTGTATTTGGTAGATACGGAAATAACCAGTCCTGAACAAGTATTGGATACAGACCGGCCGTTTATCCAATTTAAAAGTGATTCGAATTACTATCAGGAAATACAGGATTGGTGGTTAAGGCAATTCCAGACAGCACCTAAAAGAACAATCATTGTCGACCAGATTGAAACCTGTAAGCAAATGACCTTCAACGGAATTGGATACGCCATCCTTCCGGCTATAACACTGAATGGGGCGGAAAAAGATATTTTCAAAGTTCCTCTTCACGATGAAAACAACGAACCTCTGGGAAGGGACACTTGGCTTCTGGGGTATGAATCGGCCTTCCGTTTGAAGCAAGTGCAGGCGTTCATTGATATCGTCAAAGAACATATTGTTGAGACCAAGAAAACTGATAAATAG
- the cbpB gene encoding cyclic-di-AMP-binding protein CbpB, whose translation MISLYSGEFLEVSIKDLMIPSERVAHVQVGNSLEHALLVLTKSGYTAIPVLDPHYRLMGLISTPIIMDSILGLQRIEFEQLERKRVEEAMNTKIPRINIHSTLKSSLDLLVDHPFLCIEDDSGIFEGILTRRTVLLKLSQQVKRYNKK comes from the coding sequence ATGATTAGTCTTTACAGCGGTGAGTTTTTGGAAGTGTCAATTAAAGACCTGATGATTCCTTCTGAACGCGTAGCCCATGTCCAAGTTGGCAACAGTCTGGAGCATGCTCTGCTTGTATTAACAAAGAGCGGGTATACTGCGATTCCTGTTCTTGATCCTCATTATCGTCTAATGGGTTTAATCAGTACACCTATCATAATGGATTCAATTCTCGGCCTCCAAAGAATCGAGTTTGAGCAACTTGAGAGGAAGCGAGTAGAAGAAGCCATGAATACGAAAATACCAAGAATCAACATCCACTCAACACTCAAATCCTCATTGGACCTTCTTGTTGATCATCCCTTCCTCTGTATAGAAGATGACTCTGGTATATTTGAGGGTATTCTGACAAGGCGGACTGTGCTGCTGAAATTGAGCCAACAAGTAAAAAGGTATAATAAGAAATAA
- a CDS encoding ABC transporter ATP-binding protein — translation METFKKLKEYYWPFKNYFTWSILFMLIVTAITVVYPMILQLTIDEAVIGGRYDLIPLLAAGFVGSMVVKGICTYIYQYTGDLFGIHSVYKLRNSLYERLQFLSFRYYDNAKTGDLMSRLTADVEGFRFFLSFGFSELIRFVLLIGISFSVMFYYSISLTFVTLATLPFLAVVVYKFDRAVHPAFRGIRKSFGKLNTKVQENISGINTVKSLSREDYEIGRFNASNGNYKDQYLSTSEIWAKYFPLMEFLGNLSVVLLLGYGGFLVMNESLLPGELVAFYSLVWYIMWPIMNLGFVVNLFSQSKASGERLLEILEADEEIEEKRGALQVEKLSGDVEFNDVTLRYGDDENEALYNITFKACPGQTIGLIGSTGSGKTSITQLMTRFYEPVAGQVLIDGLDIKDYSIRSLRSNIGIVLQESFLFSSSIKANISYGNPDATMEEIIAAAKRAQAHSFIMDLPDGYDTILGERGMGLSGGQKQRIAIARAICVNPSILILDDATSAVDMETEFKIQQALLEVMKGRTTFIIAHRISSLKHADEILVLENGAIAERGTHEQLIKNGGTYQKIYDIQFKDRQKVSQTG, via the coding sequence ATGGAGACATTCAAAAAATTAAAAGAATATTATTGGCCTTTTAAAAATTACTTTACATGGTCAATCTTATTTATGTTGATTGTAACAGCGATAACAGTGGTTTATCCGATGATTCTTCAGCTTACAATCGATGAAGCCGTCATTGGAGGACGCTATGATCTGATTCCACTTCTTGCTGCCGGTTTTGTGGGATCCATGGTCGTTAAAGGTATCTGTACCTACATTTATCAATATACAGGGGACCTGTTTGGGATCCATTCTGTCTACAAGCTGAGAAACTCGCTTTATGAAAGGCTTCAGTTCCTTTCTTTCCGTTATTACGACAATGCGAAGACTGGTGATCTAATGTCAAGGCTTACTGCAGATGTGGAAGGCTTTCGCTTTTTCCTAAGCTTTGGCTTCTCAGAGTTGATTCGTTTTGTCCTCTTAATTGGTATTAGTTTTTCAGTTATGTTCTATTATTCTATTTCATTGACTTTTGTGACTCTCGCTACACTGCCTTTCCTTGCTGTAGTCGTGTATAAGTTTGACAGGGCAGTCCATCCGGCGTTCAGGGGGATCCGGAAGTCGTTTGGGAAGCTGAATACTAAGGTTCAGGAGAATATTAGCGGAATCAACACTGTAAAATCTCTTTCTCGTGAAGATTATGAGATTGGCAGATTCAATGCTTCAAATGGTAATTATAAGGATCAATATTTATCCACCTCGGAAATCTGGGCGAAGTATTTCCCGTTAATGGAGTTTTTAGGGAATTTAAGTGTTGTCCTGCTTTTAGGATACGGCGGCTTCCTGGTCATGAATGAATCTTTGCTGCCGGGAGAGCTGGTGGCTTTCTACAGCCTCGTATGGTATATCATGTGGCCAATCATGAACCTTGGATTCGTGGTGAATCTCTTTTCCCAATCCAAAGCATCAGGAGAACGATTATTGGAGATTCTTGAAGCTGATGAGGAGATTGAAGAAAAGCGCGGGGCCCTTCAGGTTGAAAAGCTCTCGGGAGACGTAGAATTCAATGATGTAACACTCCGTTATGGCGATGATGAAAATGAAGCTTTATATAATATTACCTTTAAAGCATGTCCTGGACAGACAATTGGATTAATTGGGTCGACAGGTTCTGGAAAAACAAGCATTACCCAGCTGATGACCAGGTTTTATGAGCCAGTCGCCGGCCAGGTCCTGATTGATGGCCTGGATATAAAGGATTATTCAATCCGTTCACTTCGCAGCAATATAGGGATTGTCCTACAGGAATCTTTCCTTTTTTCTTCCTCGATTAAAGCCAATATCTCTTATGGCAATCCAGACGCTACGATGGAGGAAATCATTGCTGCCGCAAAAAGGGCGCAGGCACATAGTTTTATTATGGATCTGCCGGATGGGTACGATACAATCCTTGGGGAAAGAGGAATGGGGCTTTCTGGCGGCCAAAAGCAAAGAATCGCGATTGCCAGGGCGATTTGTGTCAATCCGAGTATTTTGATCCTTGATGATGCCACAAGTGCGGTTGATATGGAAACTGAATTCAAGATCCAGCAAGCACTTCTGGAAGTCATGAAGGGGCGAACGACTTTTATCATCGCACACCGCATTTCTTCCCTTAAGCATGCAGATGAAATTCTAGTGCTTGAAAATGGGGCAATTGCTGAGCGAGGAACCCATGAACAACTGATCAAGAATGGCGGAACATATCAAAAAATCTACGATATACAATTTAAGGACCGCCAAAAAGTATCGCAAACTGGCTGA
- a CDS encoding TlpA family protein disulfide reductase: MRLRQPMPEITGAAEWLNGEVTRQQLVGEKPTLIHFWSISCHLCKVAMPSVNELRDQYKDNLNVMAVHMPRSEKDMNMEVIKQVAAEHSISQPIFIDHDHILTDAFENQYVPAYYLFDHNGLLRHFQAGGSGLKMLEKRVIRVLEEMEKED; the protein is encoded by the coding sequence ATGAGATTGCGTCAACCTATGCCTGAAATAACCGGAGCCGCTGAATGGCTCAATGGAGAGGTTACAAGACAACAGCTGGTTGGTGAAAAGCCGACTCTTATCCACTTTTGGTCAATTAGCTGTCATCTATGCAAGGTAGCAATGCCCTCGGTGAATGAACTGCGCGATCAATATAAAGATAATCTGAATGTGATGGCTGTCCATATGCCAAGGTCAGAAAAAGACATGAATATGGAAGTAATCAAACAGGTGGCAGCAGAACACAGCATATCCCAGCCTATTTTTATTGATCATGACCATATATTAACGGACGCGTTTGAAAATCAATATGTACCAGCTTATTACCTTTTTGATCATAATGGTTTGTTAAGGCATTTTCAGGCTGGTGGGAGCGGACTGAAGATGCTAGAAAAGCGTGTGATCAGAGTTCTCGAAGAAATGGAAAAGGAAGATTGA
- a CDS encoding MBL fold metallo-hydrolase has protein sequence MKKPVQLTENVFLIDDFDLSMPERTGTYVLTEDKVTLIETSASPSIPYILEGLQTLGVSPGDISYIIVTHIHLDHAGGAGLMLQRCPNAKVVVHPKGARHLADPSRLIMGAKAVYGDKFSQLFDPIVEIPEDRLLIKGEGDTLEISEKLTLRFLDTPGHANHHFSIYHPLANGIFTGDTAGIYYPQLDREGIEFYLPTTSPNQFDPEKMLYSMSRFQELGVERIFFGHYGMSENSAEAFRQVESWLEVFIEEAKHVVTKEKHPEKQVEQITQKLYDKIKTHLTQRGLTNNHPIYELLYLDVNVSAMGLVHYLNKNTGGSK, from the coding sequence TTGAAAAAACCAGTCCAGCTAACTGAAAATGTCTTTCTAATCGATGATTTTGATTTAAGTATGCCTGAACGTACCGGTACATATGTATTAACAGAAGATAAGGTGACGCTTATCGAAACATCCGCTAGCCCGTCCATTCCCTATATCCTTGAAGGTTTGCAGACACTAGGAGTATCACCTGGCGATATTTCATACATAATCGTGACCCATATACACCTTGACCATGCTGGCGGGGCGGGGCTGATGCTACAGCGCTGCCCGAATGCGAAAGTGGTTGTACATCCCAAGGGTGCAAGGCATCTTGCTGATCCTTCGAGGTTGATCATGGGTGCAAAAGCTGTATATGGCGACAAATTTTCACAGCTTTTTGACCCAATTGTTGAAATTCCGGAAGATCGCCTGCTGATTAAAGGAGAAGGCGATACATTAGAAATAAGCGAGAAGCTTACATTGAGATTTTTAGATACTCCAGGACATGCCAATCACCATTTCAGTATTTATCATCCGCTAGCCAACGGCATCTTCACTGGTGACACTGCAGGAATTTATTATCCGCAGCTTGATCGTGAAGGCATCGAATTCTACCTGCCAACGACTTCCCCAAATCAATTTGATCCTGAAAAGATGCTTTATTCCATGAGTCGCTTCCAGGAACTAGGGGTAGAGCGGATATTCTTTGGACATTATGGCATGTCTGAAAACTCTGCTGAAGCTTTCAGGCAAGTGGAGAGCTGGCTTGAGGTTTTCATTGAAGAAGCAAAACATGTTGTAACGAAAGAAAAGCATCCAGAAAAACAAGTTGAGCAGATTACACAGAAACTTTATGATAAAATTAAAACTCACTTGACCCAGCGAGGGCTGACTAATAACCATCCAATATATGAACTGCTGTATCTTGATGTGAATGTCAGTGCAATGGGACTGGTCCATTATTTAAACAAAAATACCGGGGGAAGCAAATAA
- a CDS encoding glutaredoxin family protein: MKDIIVYTQNDCPPCQIIKMFLTEFGFSYTEKNINLDDQSKQELTENYNSYSTPTIVIGEEIITGFDLEKLKRVLEIKD; encoded by the coding sequence ATGAAAGACATCATAGTATACACCCAGAACGACTGCCCTCCTTGCCAAATCATTAAGATGTTCCTGACTGAATTCGGCTTCTCGTATACAGAGAAAAATATCAATCTGGATGACCAAAGCAAGCAGGAGTTGACCGAAAACTACAATTCCTATTCCACGCCAACTATCGTGATTGGAGAAGAAATCATCACAGGCTTTGATCTTGAAAAGCTGAAGCGAGTTTTGGAAATCAAAGATTAA
- a CDS encoding N-acetyldiaminopimelate deacetylase — MDFTTFVKIRRDLHQIPELGFKEFKTQAYLLDYLSSLPQDTLEIKTWKTGVFVRIKGMNPKKTIGYRADIDGLPITEATGLDFKSLHEGQMHACGHDFHMSIALGLISYFLAHPIDDHLLFIFQPAEEGPGGAEPMLKTDIMQEWKPDMIIALHIAPEYPVGTIATREGLLFANTSELFIDLEGKGGHAAYPHQTNDMVVAACALVNQLQSVVSRNVDPLDSAVVTVGKITGGTVQNIIAETARLEGTIRTLSVESMARVKERIEALVKGIEVGYQCKTSIDYGAMYHQVYNNEELARDFIAFAEERENIDVIVCKEAMTGEDFGYMLKEIPGFMFWLGVHSNHGLHHARLDPDEDAIETAINLLTKYIEYKSN, encoded by the coding sequence ATGGATTTTACTACTTTCGTTAAAATTAGAAGAGATTTGCATCAAATTCCTGAGCTGGGTTTCAAGGAGTTCAAAACTCAGGCTTATCTACTGGACTATCTAAGCAGTCTTCCTCAGGACACCCTGGAAATAAAGACATGGAAGACAGGGGTTTTTGTCAGGATCAAAGGGATGAATCCAAAGAAGACGATTGGCTACAGAGCTGATATCGATGGTCTTCCAATCACAGAAGCAACTGGCCTGGATTTCAAATCACTCCATGAAGGGCAGATGCATGCATGCGGTCATGATTTTCATATGTCTATTGCCCTTGGATTGATTTCGTACTTCCTTGCCCACCCGATTGATGATCATTTGCTGTTCATTTTCCAGCCTGCAGAGGAAGGTCCGGGTGGTGCCGAGCCAATGCTTAAAACGGACATCATGCAGGAATGGAAGCCGGATATGATCATTGCCTTGCATATTGCTCCTGAGTATCCTGTCGGAACGATTGCAACACGGGAAGGGCTGCTTTTTGCCAACACATCCGAATTGTTCATTGACCTTGAGGGGAAGGGTGGGCATGCGGCGTATCCTCACCAGACTAATGATATGGTCGTAGCAGCTTGTGCTCTTGTGAACCAGCTTCAATCTGTTGTCTCTAGAAATGTTGATCCACTCGACAGTGCTGTTGTAACAGTCGGCAAGATCACCGGAGGCACGGTACAAAATATCATTGCTGAAACAGCAAGGCTGGAAGGGACGATCCGCACATTGTCTGTAGAGTCCATGGCGAGAGTGAAGGAAAGGATTGAAGCACTCGTAAAAGGTATCGAAGTAGGCTATCAATGCAAGACTTCAATTGACTATGGTGCCATGTACCATCAAGTTTATAATAATGAAGAATTGGCACGTGACTTTATCGCTTTTGCTGAGGAACGTGAAAATATCGACGTGATTGTATGCAAAGAGGCAATGACTGGAGAAGACTTTGGTTATATGCTCAAAGAAATTCCCGGCTTTATGTTCTGGCTCGGTGTTCATTCAAACCATGGACTTCATCATGCCAGACTAGACCCGGATGAGGACGCCATCGAGACAGCAATTAATTTGTTGACCAAGTATATTGAGTACAAAAGCAATTAA
- a CDS encoding EAL domain-containing protein, with protein sequence MDALDILTDLEHVVPFFQPIFNAEEHKIMGYEVLGRYISGNEEISLGPFFHDDTIPEEYRIEVENVVFSKAMEIASHSVDQDLLWFVNKDAGLLMVDDGEGFLQLLLSFQDRGLRPEHIVLEISDRNVQSHIEHLINYYKSFGIKIAMAQVGSESRYFERIAGIEPEILKIDMSSLRSNNAGPAYLDVLHSLSILARKIGATLLFENIETPYQLQFAWKNGGRFYQGFYLRKPQRNLVEKDILKEKIKSEIHGFILSEKKRLHSFFDLRIELNTKLQELISRNKKGQNPSEFLMAMGESLDGMAFRMYICDEDGFQLSPNLYKTGEHWVLQPKYLDKNWSWRPYFLENIIRMRTGKKGILSDRYSDIETGEVIRTFSLPLNGAEFLFVDLSASFLNEREGLF encoded by the coding sequence TTGGATGCTCTGGATATTTTAACCGACCTTGAACATGTCGTCCCTTTTTTTCAGCCGATTTTTAATGCGGAGGAGCATAAAATCATGGGATATGAAGTATTAGGCCGGTATATAAGCGGAAATGAGGAAATTAGTCTCGGGCCTTTTTTTCACGATGATACAATTCCTGAAGAGTACCGGATTGAAGTGGAAAATGTCGTTTTTTCTAAAGCAATGGAAATAGCCTCACACTCAGTTGACCAGGACCTTTTATGGTTTGTCAACAAGGATGCTGGATTATTGATGGTGGATGATGGAGAGGGATTTCTGCAATTGCTCCTTTCCTTCCAGGATAGAGGGTTAAGGCCTGAGCACATAGTGCTTGAAATATCTGATCGTAATGTACAAAGCCATATAGAGCATCTGATCAATTACTATAAATCCTTTGGGATAAAAATTGCGATGGCCCAAGTGGGCAGTGAAAGCAGGTATTTTGAGCGAATAGCTGGCATTGAACCAGAAATTCTAAAAATTGATATGTCCTCGCTAAGATCAAACAATGCAGGTCCGGCCTATCTGGATGTCCTTCATTCTTTATCAATCCTTGCCCGGAAAATTGGTGCGACACTTTTGTTTGAAAACATTGAAACGCCGTATCAGCTGCAGTTTGCCTGGAAGAACGGAGGCAGGTTTTATCAAGGATTTTATCTAAGAAAACCTCAGCGGAATTTAGTTGAAAAAGATATTCTAAAGGAAAAAATAAAGTCAGAAATACATGGGTTTATCTTATCCGAGAAGAAACGGCTTCACTCTTTTTTTGATTTGCGAATCGAGCTGAACACGAAGCTCCAGGAATTGATAAGCCGAAATAAAAAAGGGCAAAATCCTAGTGAGTTCCTGATGGCGATGGGAGAAAGTCTTGATGGAATGGCATTCCGTATGTATATATGTGACGAAGACGGATTCCAGCTGTCACCTAACCTTTACAAGACAGGTGAGCATTGGGTTCTGCAGCCAAAGTACCTGGATAAGAACTGGAGCTGGCGACCTTACTTTCTTGAGAACATTATTAGAATGAGAACAGGGAAAAAGGGGATCTTGTCAGACCGATACAGTGATATTGAGACGGGGGAGGTAATCCGGACGTTTTCGCTGCCTTTAAATGGAGCTGAATTCTTATTTGTCGATTTAAGCGCATCTTTTCTTAATGAACGCGAAGGGTTATTTTAA